Proteins encoded within one genomic window of Arachis ipaensis cultivar K30076 chromosome B08, Araip1.1, whole genome shotgun sequence:
- the LOC107613247 gene encoding uncharacterized protein LOC107613247 isoform X3 — MLITHLSPLFLKLTESHSLTAGVALDLSRLRYLASLAAAFLPSLHRKQKQTEPVSGPSGGGRCRLFASAVNASFAVSWSLGRSESELCEGEREIRKKNGNGRLFTGIHLPPQIEASENKDLFFQSLSSRACLRHFPPQRH; from the exons ATGCTGATCACCCACCTCTCACCTCTCTTCCTCAAGCTCACTGAGTCTCACTCTCTCACGGCTGGTGTCGCCCTCGACCTCTCTCGTCTCCGGTATCTCGCTTCTCTCGCGGCCGCCTTCCTGCCCTCGCTTCACCGGAAGCAGAAGCAGACGGAACCAGTATCTGGTCCCTCGGGTGGTGGTCGTTGTCGTCTTTTTGCTTCGGCCGTCAACGCTTCCTTCGCCGTGAGTTGGTCCCTGGGAAG GAGCGAAAGTGAGTTGTGTGAAGGAGAGCGAGAGATAAGAAAGAAGAATGGCAATGGCAGGTTGTTCACTGGTATCCACCTTCCCCCTCAAATTGAAGCCTCTGAAAACAAAGACCTCTTCTTCCAATCTCTTTCATCCAG aGCTTGCCTTCGTCACTTCCCACCTCAGCGGCATTAA
- the LOC107613247 gene encoding uncharacterized protein LOC107613247 isoform X1, with product MLITHLSPLFLKLTESHSLTAGVALDLSRLRYLASLAAAFLPSLHRKQKQTEPVSGPSGGGRCRLFASAVNASFAVSWSLGRESLSLHWKESKQGQQSIFLKPQDKETAVCKPAVQEDLVGSREALCKASVINQGIENHREEWTRCSREESWN from the exons ATGCTGATCACCCACCTCTCACCTCTCTTCCTCAAGCTCACTGAGTCTCACTCTCTCACGGCTGGTGTCGCCCTCGACCTCTCTCGTCTCCGGTATCTCGCTTCTCTCGCGGCCGCCTTCCTGCCCTCGCTTCACCGGAAGCAGAAGCAGACGGAACCAGTATCTGGTCCCTCGGGTGGTGGTCGTTGTCGTCTTTTTGCTTCGGCCGTCAACGCTTCCTTCGCCGTGAGTTGGTCCCTGGGAAG GGAGAGTTTGTCCCTTCACTGGAAAGAAAGCAAACAAGGCCAACAAAGTATCTTTCTCAAACCACAAGACAAAGAAACTGCAGTTTGTAAACCTGCAGTACAAGAGGATCTGGTGGGAAGCCGGGAAGCGCTATGTAAAGCTTCGGTTATCAACCAAGGCATTGAAAACCATAGAGAAGAATGGACTCGATGCAGTCGCGAAGAAAGCTGGAATTGA
- the LOC107613247 gene encoding 50S ribosomal protein L28, chloroplastic isoform X2, with amino-acid sequence MAMAGCSLVSTFPLKLKPLKTKTSSSNLFHPELAFVTSHLSGIKISYHPSPMPLLAPSPKFLPLQPLARRVCPFTGKKANKANKVSFSNHKTKKLQFVNLQYKRIWWEAGKRYVKLRLSTKALKTIEKNGLDAVAKKAGIDLRKK; translated from the exons ATGGCAATGGCAGGTTGTTCACTGGTATCCACCTTCCCCCTCAAATTGAAGCCTCTGAAAACAAAGACCTCTTCTTCCAATCTCTTTCATCCAG aGCTTGCCTTCGTCACTTCCCACCTCAGCGGCATTAAAATTTCGTACCACCCTTCTCCTATGCCCCTTCTTGCGCCCTCTCCAAAGTTCTTACCTTTGCAGCCTCTTGCTC GGAGAGTTTGTCCCTTCACTGGAAAGAAAGCAAACAAGGCCAACAAAGTATCTTTCTCAAACCACAAGACAAAGAAACTGCAGTTTGTAAACCTGCAGTACAAGAGGATCTGGTGGGAAGCCGGGAAGCGCTATGTAAAGCTTCGGTTATCAACCAAGGCATTGAAAACCATAGAGAAGAATGGACTCGATGCAGTCGCGAAGAAAGCTGGAATTGACCTCCGGAAGAAATAA
- the LOC107612218 gene encoding MATH domain and coiled-coil domain-containing protein At3g27040-like, producing the protein MDFQDGISRFISNSPPAHYVVKIQFSLLTNNSIERYESGIFEAGGYKWKLILYPSGNKGKNVKDHISLYLALEGASSFNHDWEICVNLRFFVLDQNNHNYLVTQDTIKRERRYNKMNIESGFDQFFPLKDFNDSSKGYLVDDICTFGAEVFVCKERNMGKGNGESLAMIKDVITYKHRWRIDNYSGFGSECLESKPFNTGKYKWIMKLYPKGQGTGIGSGYLSLYIALADPTSLLPSGSKIYAQITLRILDQKQSNDWFGKGNYWISGSSGEIGYNRFMLLNNFTSQYNGYLVKDSSSLEAEVTILGVVDALF; encoded by the exons ATGGATTTCCAAGATG GCATTTCAAGATTCATATCAAATTCGCCACCAGCTCATTACGTagtaaaaatccaattctcacttCTCACAAATAATTCCATAGAAAGATATGAATCAGGGATATTTGAAGCTGGAGGCTATAAGtg GAAGTTGATTCTATATCCAAGTGGAAACAAGGGCAAGAATGTCAAAGACCACATTTCACTATACTTGGCATTGGAGGGAGCAAGTTCATTTAATCATGACTGGGAAATCTGTGTCAATCTTCGTTTCTTTGTGCTTGATCAAAACAATCACAACTACTTAGTCACCCAAG ATACaataaaaagggaaagaagatacAACAAAATGAATATTGAATCAGGATTTGATCAATTCTTCCCACTCAAAGATTTCAATGACAGCTCCAAAGGTTATTTGGTTGATGATATATGCACATTTGGAGCAGAAGTCTTTGTTTGCAAAGAAAGAAACATGGGAAAGGGAAATGGAGAATCTTTAGCAATGATTAAAGATGTAATTACCTACAAGCACAGGTGGAGAATTGACAACTACTCAGGCTTTGGTTCAGAGTGTTTAGAATCTAAACCATTCAATACCGGAAAATATAAGTG GATAATGAAACTTTATCCCAAAGGACAAGGAACTGGAATAGGAAGTGGGTATCTTTCTTTGTACATAGCTTTAGCTGACCCAACAAGCCTTCTTCCTTCAGGATCCAAAATATATGCACAAATAACACTGCGCATCCTTGATCAGAAACAGAGTAATGACTGGTTTGGGAAAG GTAATTACTGGATTAGTGGGTCAAGTGGTGAAATTGGTTATAACAGATTCATGTTGCTTAATAATTTCACTAGCCAATACAATGGGTATCTAGTGAAAGATAGTTCTTCACTAGAAGCAGAGGTTACAATTCTTGGTGTGGTTGATGCATTGTTCTGA
- the LOC107613247 gene encoding uncharacterized protein LOC107613247 isoform X4 encodes MAMAGCSLVSTFPLKLKPLKTKTSSSNLFHPELAFVTSHLSGIKISYHPSPMPLLAPSPKFLPLQPLARCILFILMTPDTGNIDGWTTGSGRKIKMVDTHMLS; translated from the exons ATGGCAATGGCAGGTTGTTCACTGGTATCCACCTTCCCCCTCAAATTGAAGCCTCTGAAAACAAAGACCTCTTCTTCCAATCTCTTTCATCCAG aGCTTGCCTTCGTCACTTCCCACCTCAGCGGCATTAAAATTTCGTACCACCCTTCTCCTATGCCCCTTCTTGCGCCCTCTCCAAAGTTCTTACCTTTGCAGCCTCTTGCTC GATGTATATTATTCATTTTGATGACTCCTGATACTGGAAATATTGATGGATGGACAACTGGATCTGGAAGAAAGATTAAGATGGTGGATACCCATATGCTGTCATGA
- the LOC107611474 gene encoding uncharacterized protein LOC107611474: protein MASNNPFIVVLLYPNCRMRNGDNGVIFECQDPILFRTQRVETLSDLKSLILSKLGGTQPREIGRVAYRLLAPMENGVFRFKLFRLHGDEHVRLMFDIHGRIMCEQDEDYVADSVDSKSSDGGDEDEFVLETPAGAVPRHVIPPPHPIPVLSAVPSHYHSLYLDAMHERNLVSDSCGVDYNLDDGVEFRVGHRFRSREAVLQGVKNYSIRRSAEYRVIESDRLKYHVQCCQAHSGCQWSLRAALCQNLGYW, encoded by the exons ATGGCCAGTAACAATCCATTCATAGTTGTGCTTCTTTATCCCAATTGTCGCATGAGAAATGGCGACAACGGGGTAATATTTGAGTGTCAAGATCCGATATTGTTTCGCACTCAGCGTGTGGAGACGTTGTCGgatttgaagagtttgatattgagcaagcTCGGTGGGACACAACCGAGGGAAATCGGAAGGGTGGCGTATAGGTTGCTGGCACCCATGGAAAATGGAGTTTTCCGGTTTAAACTATTCCGACTTCACGGAGACGAGCATGTGCGACTGATGTTCGACATTCATGGGAGGATCATGTGTGAACAG GACGAGGATTACGTGGCGGACAGTGTGGACAGTAAATCTTCCGATGGTGGCGATGAGGATGAGTTTGTGCTGGAGACACCTGCGGGGGCTGTGCCACGCCATGTGATACCTCCACCTCATCCAATTCCGGTGCTATCGGCTGTGCCAAGTCACTATCACAGTTTATATCTGGACGCCATGCATGAAAGGAACCTAGTTTCTGACAGCTGTGGAGTGGATTACAACCTGGACGACGGTGTGGAGTTTCGGGTCGGACACAGGTTCAGAAGCCGAGAGGCGGTGCTTCAAggtgtgaagaactacagtattcgAAGGAGTGCTGAGTACCGGGTGATTGAGTCTGACCGcttaaagtaccatgtgcagtGCTGTCAAGCCCACAGTGGGTGTCAATGGAGCCTCCGTGCCGCCCTTTGTCAGAATCTCGGATACTGGTAA